A genome region from Rickettsiales endosymbiont of Stachyamoeba lipophora includes the following:
- a CDS encoding NifU family protein, which produces MFIQIETTPNPQTLKFIPGIEVTGGEPFNFPTKETAHTSPLAQILFEIPDVASVFLGFDFVTITKKDQAEWDTLKPILLATIMDHFISNKPVLSADQLSTTSTSQINANDSEIVKQIKEIIETKVRPAVAQDGGDIVYHSFEDGVVKLELHGSCSGCPSSTITLKNGIENMLKHYVPEVEAVEAIQPHEF; this is translated from the coding sequence ATGTTTATCCAAATAGAAACTACGCCTAATCCTCAAACTCTTAAATTTATACCGGGAATAGAAGTGACTGGTGGCGAGCCATTTAACTTTCCGACTAAAGAAACTGCGCATACTTCTCCTCTTGCACAGATTTTATTTGAGATTCCTGATGTAGCCTCAGTATTTTTAGGGTTTGACTTTGTAACTATTACTAAAAAAGATCAAGCGGAGTGGGATACTTTAAAGCCAATATTACTTGCGACTATCATGGATCATTTTATCAGTAATAAGCCGGTTTTAAGTGCTGATCAATTATCAACAACCTCTACTAGCCAAATTAATGCAAATGATAGTGAAATAGTAAAGCAAATTAAAGAGATTATTGAAACTAAAGTAAGACCTGCTGTGGCGCAAGATGGTGGTGATATTGTCTATCATAGTTTTGAAGATGGGGTAGTTAAGCTTGAGTTGCACGGGTCTTGCTCGGGTTGCCCAAGCTCTACCATAACTTTAAAAAATGGAATTGAAAATATGCTCAAGCATTATGTGCCTGAGGTGGAAGCAGTAGAGGCAATTCAACCGCATGAGTTTTAA
- a CDS encoding heme exporter protein CcmB — translation MRKIWILLKNDLLLPSFLNLLAINIFFIAFLFIIFGFTLNNVKDPEFQIPVIIIWVSYLINIAFLYPKVYQDDVASGRMESFLANKISAKQIFISKFCYVLIALSVMNLVLIPLACLLYEIPTITLNNIIIATIITNPILAMLINIFASVLVQVSQFLGVIILPMLLPVTILAILASFGMSFSIKILLGINLILLPLSINLSKLLIED, via the coding sequence ATGAGAAAAATATGGATATTATTAAAAAACGATTTGTTGTTACCAAGCTTTTTAAATTTGCTAGCGATTAATATATTTTTTATAGCTTTTTTGTTCATTATATTTGGGTTTACATTAAATAATGTTAAAGATCCAGAATTTCAAATTCCAGTTATTATTATCTGGGTTAGTTATCTCATTAATATAGCTTTTCTGTACCCCAAAGTTTATCAAGATGATGTTGCAAGTGGCAGAATGGAAAGCTTCCTAGCAAACAAAATCAGTGCTAAGCAAATATTTATATCGAAATTCTGCTATGTTTTGATTGCTTTAAGTGTTATGAATTTAGTATTAATACCTCTCGCTTGTTTGCTGTATGAAATACCAACTATTACGCTAAATAATATCATTATTGCTACTATAATTACCAATCCAATTCTTGCTATGCTGATTAATATTTTTGCAAGTGTTTTAGTACAAGTGTCGCAATTTTTAGGAGTAATTATATTGCCGATGCTTTTACCAGTAACAATTCTTGCAATTCTTGCCAGTTTTGGTATGAGTTTCAGTATCAAGATTTTATTAGGAATAAATTTAATTTTATTGCCTCTAAGTATAAATTTATCTAAATTGCTAATTGAAGATTAA
- the ccmA gene encoding heme ABC exporter ATP-binding protein CcmA: MLITFDNLSFEYGDQIIFENLSFSTWQGNVVRIIGSNGSGKTTLLKTIAGIHKAKSGRVLLDGKSELSKVSYLGHKLGLNLELSVIDNIIFWAELNDSVELIRAALSYFKLGVLADEKCCNLSQGQLKRVALARLMVVPSNIWVLDEPEINLDPEFQERLFHVIRVRAMEGGIIFIASHLSLPIENMISIHMDYFAPILEGVE; the protein is encoded by the coding sequence ATGCTCATAACGTTTGATAATCTAAGCTTTGAATATGGTGATCAAATTATTTTTGAAAACCTTTCATTTAGCACCTGGCAGGGTAATGTAGTTAGAATCATTGGTAGTAATGGTAGTGGCAAAACAACCTTGTTAAAAACCATTGCGGGAATTCATAAAGCAAAAAGTGGTAGAGTATTATTAGATGGTAAATCAGAACTGTCTAAAGTTAGTTACTTAGGGCATAAACTAGGTTTGAATCTCGAATTATCAGTGATTGATAATATTATTTTTTGGGCAGAGTTAAATGATTCTGTCGAGTTAATTAGAGCTGCGCTAAGTTACTTCAAACTAGGGGTTTTAGCGGATGAAAAATGCTGTAACTTATCGCAAGGTCAGTTAAAGAGGGTGGCTTTAGCTAGGCTTATGGTAGTACCATCTAACATCTGGGTGCTAGATGAGCCTGAAATTAACCTAGACCCTGAATTTCAAGAAAGGTTGTTTCATGTCATTAGAGTTAGGGCAATGGAAGGGGGAATAATTTTTATCGCCTCTCACTTAAGCTTGCCAATTGAGAACATGATTAGTATTCATATGGATTATTTTGCGCCTATTCTAGAGGGCGTAGAATAA
- the hemA gene encoding 5-aminolevulinate synthase, whose protein sequence is MPFSVDYNFHFKEAIEALKAEGRYRSFFNLARSVGEFPYAYDAENNNRKVVLWCSNDYLNMGHHPDVINAMVETTKQMGAGAGGTRNISGTNAPLVNLEQELADLHNKEAALVFTSGYVTNDAAIATLGKLLPNLVIFSDEQNHASIIEGVKKSGVEKHIFRHNDVEHLEQLVSSIAPNRPKLIVFESLYSMSGTVANVNAIVEIAEKYHALTYMDEVHAVGLYGKRGGGIGDELNLMERVDIIQGTLAKAIGVMGGYIAASKEIVDVIRSYASGFIFTTAIPPALAAASIASIKYLKSSNVERERLQDRVGLLKHKLYEKGINFIPNNSHIVSIVVGEPNLTRKASRMLLEEYGCYVQPINYPTVPRGTERLRVTASPAHTDEMIDQLVIALDTVFENLLIKQAA, encoded by the coding sequence ATGCCATTTAGCGTAGATTATAATTTTCATTTTAAAGAAGCAATTGAGGCTTTAAAAGCCGAGGGAAGATATCGCTCGTTCTTTAATTTAGCTAGGTCAGTTGGTGAGTTTCCTTATGCTTATGATGCTGAAAATAATAATCGTAAAGTAGTGTTATGGTGTAGTAATGATTACTTAAACATGGGGCATCACCCAGATGTAATTAATGCGATGGTAGAAACTACCAAACAAATGGGTGCAGGTGCTGGTGGTACGCGTAATATTTCAGGAACTAATGCTCCGCTGGTTAATCTAGAACAAGAGCTTGCTGATTTACATAATAAGGAAGCGGCACTTGTGTTTACCTCAGGTTATGTCACTAATGATGCAGCAATTGCCACTTTAGGTAAATTGCTGCCTAATTTGGTGATATTTTCTGATGAGCAAAATCATGCCTCGATTATCGAAGGAGTCAAAAAAAGTGGTGTAGAAAAGCACATCTTTAGGCATAATGATGTAGAGCATCTTGAACAGTTAGTGAGTAGTATTGCTCCTAACCGCCCTAAATTGATTGTGTTTGAATCGCTTTATTCCATGAGCGGTACGGTTGCAAATGTTAATGCAATTGTGGAAATTGCTGAAAAATATCATGCTTTAACCTATATGGATGAAGTGCATGCTGTGGGGCTTTATGGCAAAAGAGGCGGCGGTATAGGTGATGAGCTAAACCTAATGGAACGAGTAGATATTATTCAAGGAACTTTAGCTAAAGCTATCGGGGTAATGGGTGGCTATATTGCTGCCAGCAAGGAGATTGTGGATGTCATTAGAAGTTATGCTAGTGGCTTTATATTTACTACAGCTATTCCTCCAGCGCTTGCGGCAGCATCCATTGCCAGCATTAAATATCTTAAGTCAAGCAATGTTGAGCGTGAAAGATTGCAAGATAGAGTAGGGTTGTTAAAGCATAAGCTTTATGAAAAAGGCATAAACTTTATCCCTAATAATAGTCATATTGTTTCAATTGTAGTGGGTGAACCTAATTTAACTAGGAAAGCTTCCAGAATGCTACTCGAAGAGTATGGTTGCTATGTTCAACCGATCAATTATCCTACTGTACCGCGCGGTACCGAACGTTTGCGTGTTACTGCTTCTCCTGCTCATACTGATGAAATGATAGATCAATTAGTAATAGCGTTAGATACTGTATTTGAAAATTTGTTAATTAAGCAAGCCGCCTAA
- a CDS encoding COX15/CtaA family protein, which produces MFNKTITNRYYVNNKLVKPIKLWLLVSILLVFAIIVVGGITRLTDSGLSITEWKPVTGIIPPFSDENWIHEFSKYQASPEYLKINKDMTLGEFKFIYLWEYAHRLLGRLVGIFFALPFAYLLYRKAIGKYFIKLFGGILFLGFLQGFFGWFMVKSGLVDYPHVSQYRLALHFSTAVIISVMLTWGLLKVVFRDKRFHAKFNYKILGLNIWILVQIISGAFVAGLDAGLVYNTFPLMDSKLIPDGLFALTPFYTNFFENIVMVQFIHRLNAMFVLAYSLYLVWYYRNNTLLKLLKINALIVLSQAALGVLTLIYQVPMVLGVLHQLNAVIVMLFASFVLFIASINRKATAKKAFKTFNKRNNYNRNHKFSSPNSYNKA; this is translated from the coding sequence ATGTTTAATAAAACTATTACTAATCGTTATTATGTCAACAACAAGCTAGTTAAGCCAATAAAGTTATGGCTGCTTGTTTCTATCTTATTGGTTTTTGCAATTATTGTGGTTGGGGGTATTACCAGACTTACCGACTCAGGGCTTTCAATTACTGAATGGAAACCGGTAACAGGAATCATTCCACCTTTCTCAGATGAGAACTGGATTCATGAATTCTCAAAGTATCAGGCATCACCGGAATATCTTAAAATCAATAAAGATATGACTTTAGGTGAATTCAAGTTTATTTATTTATGGGAATATGCTCATAGGTTGCTTGGAAGGTTGGTTGGTATATTTTTTGCCCTGCCGTTTGCCTATTTGCTGTACCGTAAGGCCATTGGTAAATATTTTATCAAGTTATTTGGTGGGATATTATTTTTAGGGTTTTTGCAAGGTTTTTTTGGATGGTTTATGGTCAAAAGCGGCCTTGTGGATTATCCGCATGTTAGCCAATATAGACTGGCTCTGCATTTTTCTACAGCAGTAATCATTAGTGTGATGCTTACTTGGGGATTGTTAAAAGTAGTGTTTAGAGATAAAAGATTTCATGCTAAATTTAATTATAAAATTTTAGGTTTGAATATTTGGATATTAGTGCAAATTATCAGCGGTGCTTTTGTAGCAGGTTTAGATGCAGGATTGGTTTATAACACTTTTCCATTAATGGATTCAAAGCTTATTCCTGATGGATTATTTGCTCTTACGCCATTTTATACAAACTTCTTTGAAAATATAGTGATGGTGCAGTTTATTCACAGGCTTAATGCTATGTTTGTTTTAGCTTATTCACTATATTTAGTTTGGTATTATCGCAATAATACATTACTTAAATTGCTTAAAATTAATGCCTTAATAGTATTAAGCCAAGCAGCGTTAGGGGTTTTAACTTTGATTTATCAAGTACCAATGGTGCTGGGGGTTCTTCATCAATTAAATGCAGTGATTGTAATGTTATTTGCATCTTTTGTGCTGTTTATCGCAAGTATAAACCGTAAAGCTACTGCTAAAAAAGCTTTTAAAACCTTTAATAAGAGGAATAATTATAACCGTAATCATAAGTTTTCCTCACCTAATTCATATAACAAAGCGTAA
- a CDS encoding cbb3-type cytochrome c oxidase subunit I, whose amino-acid sequence MNSTFLENISQPQKNQVNWWLSVGIISLIIAGLFSILIVFLRTPGIQNLFSNKDFFKTSLIIHVNLSVLVWLLSIGSIWSAVMIKASNTFFKVSPLLALIGAFLMSISIFTDGNAYLNNYIPIYHNPLFLLGLSIFFTAVILNSLMVIYFYAKYKSDDFSSFISLSLAIINLTSFIALFLTSQALSHNSHEFSLYEIYEYLFWGMGHILQFSFTQSMIAALIYLINFKQQLIKEQWGKLLLALNMCLGTGIIFWQILNNDIMHNYINLYTDHMRYFGGIAPGILIMMVGYHLVRSCLQIDKLSWHGSVLSLLLFSYGGILGYLIHGVNVVIPAHYHGSIVGVTVILMVFAIQVIKQMRFLEIPKSIFYQLYLYTIGQIIHISGLAWSGGYGALRKNPYDPLTLKAKIGMGIMGFGGLLAIIGGIMFVYIAGKMMLKKNNLMADSRNKVRLL is encoded by the coding sequence ATGAATAGTACTTTTCTTGAAAATATATCACAGCCGCAAAAAAATCAAGTTAACTGGTGGTTATCAGTTGGAATAATTTCACTCATCATTGCCGGGCTTTTCTCAATACTGATCGTTTTCTTGCGTACTCCTGGGATTCAAAACTTATTTAGTAACAAAGATTTTTTTAAAACCTCCCTAATTATTCATGTAAATCTATCAGTTTTAGTGTGGTTGCTCTCAATTGGATCAATTTGGTCGGCTGTAATGATTAAAGCTTCTAATACTTTTTTTAAGGTTTCCCCGCTGCTAGCTTTAATTGGGGCATTTTTAATGAGTATTTCAATTTTTACTGATGGCAATGCTTATCTTAATAACTACATACCTATTTATCACAATCCATTATTCTTGTTGGGTCTGAGTATCTTTTTCACTGCAGTTATTTTAAATTCTTTAATGGTGATTTATTTTTATGCTAAATATAAATCTGATGACTTTAGCTCTTTTATCAGCTTAAGTTTAGCCATAATCAACTTAACCAGCTTTATTGCACTTTTCTTAACCAGCCAAGCTTTAAGTCACAATTCTCATGAATTTTCATTATATGAAATTTATGAATATCTATTTTGGGGTATGGGGCATATCCTACAATTCTCTTTTACTCAAAGCATGATTGCAGCTTTAATTTATCTAATTAATTTCAAACAACAACTAATAAAAGAACAATGGGGAAAATTACTACTTGCTTTAAACATGTGCCTAGGAACAGGCATAATTTTTTGGCAAATATTAAACAATGACATCATGCATAATTATATTAATTTATATACTGACCATATGCGTTATTTTGGTGGAATAGCACCCGGAATCCTAATTATGATGGTGGGTTATCATCTTGTGCGTAGTTGCCTACAAATTGATAAATTGTCATGGCATGGGAGTGTTTTGAGTCTTCTGCTATTTAGTTACGGAGGGATTTTAGGCTACTTAATCCATGGAGTGAATGTAGTAATTCCCGCTCATTATCACGGTTCCATTGTAGGGGTAACAGTTATTTTAATGGTATTTGCCATCCAAGTGATTAAGCAAATGAGATTTTTAGAAATACCAAAAAGTATTTTTTATCAACTATATCTTTATACTATCGGGCAAATTATTCATATCTCAGGTCTTGCATGGTCTGGTGGTTATGGTGCATTACGTAAAAATCCTTACGACCCCTTAACTTTAAAAGCTAAAATTGGCATGGGAATAATGGGTTTTGGTGGATTGCTCGCCATTATTGGTGGAATAATGTTTGTATATATCGCGGGTAAAATGATGTTAAAAAAGAACAACTTAATGGCTGATAGTAGAAACAAAGTAAGGCTGCTATAA